The Parvularculales bacterium DNA segment AGTCAAGAGGAGGCCATCGGACATCTCTTGCGTCGTCTAACGCCATCATCTGTCTGGGATGAGTTGCCGGTGGTGGAGTCAGAGGCGCTCCCTTTTCTTGTTAAAGGATTGCAGGTTACAGGAGAAAAAACTAGCTCCACGCGTTATCTGGGATGGTTGGCGGTGAGTTTTAAGCCACCTGCTATTACGGCACTGCTACAGGGGGCGGGGATTGATTTTGTGCAACTTCAATCAGAACCGATACTTCTCTTGCCGGTATATAGTGACCAATATGGGAGTATCTTGTGGCAAGAAGATAACAACTGGCGTGAGGCTTGGGCGCGAGCTGATATTGTTGGTAGTTTGACGCCCTTTGTTTTACCGGTAGGTGACCTTGAGGATATCACCGATGTGTCGGTCCAACAGGCTCTGACAGGTGATGTATCGGCTTTGTACAATCTAGCCGCTCGCTATCAGCTGAACCGTATTATGGTAGCGCAAGCCTTGCTGTTTCTGGAGGGTGGTTTGGTGCAAGTAGTGGCCACTCTCTACGATTATGATGGTGTGCAACGTACGTTCACCTTCACTGTAAGCAACAAGGAAGTGGAGGTGCAGCCCGTTTTTCAAACAGAAGAATCTTCTGACCAACTGCCTAGAGCGATGACTGACGCTGGTATAGCTAGGAATAACCTGTTAGAAGAGGGCATTCAACAACTTATTGCCCGCTCTGAGGAGGGTTGGAAAAAGGGCTTGTTGGCTCAAGATGATGGAGGGGGTTCATTGCTGGTGTGGGTAGCCTATGATAATCTTAGAGAATGGTTGGGGATAAGAAAAAAAATTCAAGGTGTGGCATCAGTTGACAGTTTTACTATTCAGGAGCAGACGATATCGGGTGCTTGGGTGGTATTATCGCATCTTGGCGATGTGAGTGCTCTGTCAATGGCGCTGTCTCGACAGAATCTACATCTTGTCAGAGAAGAGGGTGGGTGGATTGTTTTCAGTTCGTCTTAGATTAATCGTGGGTGCAAATAATAATATTCAGATAACATTATGACGTACCTGACAATACCAAACATGATTACCTTAACGCGTTTATTGGTACTAACGCCTTTAGTTATTGTCATGATCGTCTGGAATGAACCGACCTTTGCTCTTGGTGCTATGGTGTTGGCGGGGTTGAGTGATGCGGCTGATGGTTTTATAGCTCGCATGTCTAAGAATTATACCGACCTTGGCGTATGGTTGGATGCCGCTGCAGATAAAATTATGCTGGGAAGTTCATACGTGTTACTGGGATATATGCAAGTTATTCCGTTATGGGTTACGGGCGTGGTTATCGGTCGCGATGCCCTCATTATTGCGGGCGTACTGCTGGCGCGATTTTGGGGGGTTCCTTTGAAGATCAGTCCTGTTTTCGTCAGTAAAGTAAACTCGGTAGTGCAAATCTTGCTGATTGCGCTCATTTTGGCAGTAGCTTCTTGGAATAAAACTATCATGTATGCAGATAATCTGTCTATTGTAGACGCTGTGACAGTGATAGGCAATACGCTCATTGAAGGTGTTGTTTGGGTTATGGTTATAACATCGGTGCTTTCTATTGTGTCTTATTGTCGGCAGTGGATAAAAGCCATCCTTACGCCTAAAAAAAGTGCATAGCAACAGTAAACAGTACATTAACATCTGGATGTAGACACTATGACGATTCATCAGCTATTTCTTGATTTGCCTCATCACTCGGCTGTGGGCCGTGATGATTTTTTCATGAATGAGGCCAATGCGCATGCGCTCTCCATGATTGATTGCTGGCCTAGCTGGCCGGACCGTGTGTTAGTGTTATGTGGGCCTGAGGGTAGTGGTAAGAGCCATCTGGCTTGCGTCTGGCAACAGATCTCTGGAGCACAAATGGTTGACTTGGGTGGGTTAAATCAAGCCTTAGCAGAGGGTATAGGACAGTGCGCTGTTATTGTGGAAGATATACATCAATGCCCAAAAGATGGAGAGAGAAAGTTGCTGCATCTGGTGAACATGGTGCGTCAGGAGAAGGGATGGCTTTTGCTAACTAGCCGCTTAACGCCGACCAAATGGCCAATTTGTTTACCGGATCTAGCCTCGCGGCTGCGAGCAGCCCCGCATGTTTTTCTAGAGTCGCCTGATGATACCCTATTGGCAGCAGTTTTGGATAAATTATTGCGTGACCGGCAGTTGCGGGTTTCGGAAGATTTAGTTCATTATATGGTGTCGCGCATGGAGCGCTCGTTGGCGGCAGCGGGGCGGCTTGTAGAGGCCTTGGATGCAGTCTCGTTGGGAGAAGGCAAATCTATAACCAAAGGGCTCGTGCTTTTGGTGTTGGCTAAGATAATGAAGGAGGGCCGGATAAGGCAAGAAGTCACAGGCTTTGTTTCAGGTGGGGGAGCAACATATAGTGACAGAGGGAGTTTATTATGAGTGAGGCATTTGAGATTTATGTCTGTTGTTGAGATAGCCCAAGAGGTTGCTGTAGGTTTGACACTTGATTCGGCAGAGCGATTTATCAATCGTGAACTCTCATGGCTGGAATTTAATCGCCGTGTTGTGCAGGAATCTGAGAATGAAAATCATCCTTTGTTGGAACGGTTACGGTTTTTGTCTATTTCCGCAAAC contains these protein-coding regions:
- a CDS encoding DUF2066 domain-containing protein, with the translated sequence MKDTQKKPKLLHSLYFGIHFVAILILAPVWAPDVQAQDIFTVQGIRMDKTAASAREARAIALKESQEEAIGHLLRRLTPSSVWDELPVVESEALPFLVKGLQVTGEKTSSTRYLGWLAVSFKPPAITALLQGAGIDFVQLQSEPILLLPVYSDQYGSILWQEDNNWREAWARADIVGSLTPFVLPVGDLEDITDVSVQQALTGDVSALYNLAARYQLNRIMVAQALLFLEGGLVQVVATLYDYDGVQRTFTFTVSNKEVEVQPVFQTEESSDQLPRAMTDAGIARNNLLEEGIQQLIARSEEGWKKGLLAQDDGGGSLLVWVAYDNLREWLGIRKKIQGVASVDSFTIQEQTISGAWVVLSHLGDVSALSMALSRQNLHLVREEGGWIVFSSS
- a CDS encoding CDP-alcohol phosphatidyltransferase family protein, with translation MTYLTIPNMITLTRLLVLTPLVIVMIVWNEPTFALGAMVLAGLSDAADGFIARMSKNYTDLGVWLDAAADKIMLGSSYVLLGYMQVIPLWVTGVVIGRDALIIAGVLLARFWGVPLKISPVFVSKVNSVVQILLIALILAVASWNKTIMYADNLSIVDAVTVIGNTLIEGVVWVMVITSVLSIVSYCRQWIKAILTPKKSA